GTCAAGGAAGGTGTTCGTGAAGATAGCCAATGCTTACGAGGTTTGTAGCATTGTGGGACTCTTGCTTTTGGCTCAATCACAATAGTGTTGGTCGGTGGAGTTTTCAATTTCATTGGTCAATGCAGCTTGTTTTGAAAATCAAGTCCTATGAATTTGTGATTTGCGAAGTGTGATGTGACTTTGATGCAGCAAAGTTTGTGCCAATCATGCTCAAGTTATCTGAGTTTCGAGATTTTTTTTACTGCTCTATGAATTATATGCCGTGAGGCATCAGCCAACTAGTGTGGTTTCTACCCTTGCTTAGCTTCGGTGTGTAGCTCAAATGGTGATGAAATTGCAGATTTTGAAAGATGAAGCAACTCGCGAGCAGTATGACTATGCTATTGCGCATCCAGAGGAGGTACTGTTAACCTTTTTTGTGCAACTCAAAATGTACCAAATGGGTTTGTTTACTTCAATTCTGTGGATTGTTTTCAAATTGATTGAGCATTTGACTTGTTATCCAGCAGTAATCATCTTGATGCACATTCTATAGCTGAATACATTGCTTACTCTGTGTTTGTGTTAGTTTAAGGACAAAACGACATCATGATCCTGCAAGACTAACTTTAGTTTGACGGCAATTGACATAGGCAGCTCCCTTGTTTGGAAAATAATGTGGCTCAGCAAATTGTTGCTTTGATTCATGGAGCGCTAGGATCATCATGGagcaaaatgatttgattacTGTGTCATCAATGTGGATTTTGGTTCCCAACTCCATTTATGATTTGTTACATTTCAGTCGGTCTAATCTATGTATGTTTACAACTTTTGTGTCAtaccgctatacgaattgagttttctctcttctccattCTCTTAAAGTAGGAATATGGCCTGCAAGGCTGCAAATGTCCTCTGTCATTAAGAAGCATATGTTCAATCATTTGTTATTGCGATGAGTACTTACTATTGTTACACCATTCAGGTATTCTTCAATACGGCAAGATACTATCAGGCATATTATGGTCATAAAACAGTAAGACCTTGTCATCTTTCGATGGCGTATTGCTCCTCTTGTCGAACTTTCTTTCTCTAGCATATTTTTCATCTTATCAACCGACGGTTCACTTGTCAGGATACTCGTGCTGTCCTTGTCGGcctcctttttattctttcagGATTTCAATACTTGAACCAGTGTACAAGGTACAACCAGGTACTCTCATACATTAAGTTCCTGTTTTTCTCAGTGTCATATTAAATAATGATGCTTGCTATGAATATTAATGCTGGCCCTGTGTCCACATGCACTTTAGTCGAGAGTTTGCTAATCGTTTATTTTCTTCATCGTACTCTCAAACCGAGGCAAGCATCATATGTGGGAACAATAATTTGGATAACTTTCAAGTTTGCTTTTTCTGGTATAATTGATAATCCTTAAGCCTTAAATGACACTGATAAATAAATCGCATCTTTTTTATGTTGCAGGCTGTAGCCATGGTAAAAAAGACTCCAGCATACAAAAACAGACTTCGAGCTTTGGAACTGGAACGTAGTGGAGGAGTgacaaataagaaaaagaaccaGAGACAAATGGACAAGTATGTAGTCTCATGTTCTGAACTGATGAATAGCTTGGTGACTGAAACAGAGTAGATTGAGTGACTTGGTGACATATGTTGACTGAAACAGAGTAGATCGAACGCTAGGATCACTCCTAATTTGCATGACTTAAGGGCAAAGTAGTgactcctttttgtcttttatccttttttccATTGGTTTATTATTTACCCCCAGTTTAATATTCTTTTGACAAATCAGCATTATTTTCTCGCCAAATATTGAGTTTTTGATGCATCAGTTGGAGACTTAGTTGTTTTGCAACAGTATAGCCCTTCGATTAATGGGATTTATAAATCACAATTCTCTGCAATACTGTCATAAGCATTTGATGCGGCATTTATTTGGAAAACGTAAAGTTGCTTTTTAGTGTCTTTTTCTCTTGGAGTTAACTGCAGGTTCTTATTATCCTGGCATGGTTCTTCTTTTGTGATTGAGGTAAAGAAGTGTCATGTGTTATTGCAGAAAAGTGGAGGAAGAAATTAGCAAAGAACTTGAATTGGAAATAAAAGGGACTGAGAAACCCTCTATGTGGAACCTTGTCGGAGTGCGTTTCATACTTCTACCTTACACATTTGTCAAGGTAAAGACTTATATATTATCAGCTAATGGATATATCTAATACGCTGGTATAATGGTTCACTACTTATCATTCTCATCTTGTGTCTCGGTTTTTAGCGTGTGCAATTGAATAGACTAATTTGGTTCTTTTCCTCAGCTATTAGTATGGTACGGATGTTGGTTTTGGAGGTACAAGGTGAAAGAGGCTCCATATTCTTGGGAAGATGCTGCTTACCTCACACAGAGAGCACTTAGCATTCCCGTTGATGCCTGGAGCAATATAGGTAAATATTTCATggcccttttttctctttttctgccAAAAGAAGCCTTTAGAAAGTGCAAGGATGCTTGCTTAAAAACTAAAGGGTGGCAGATCATTTTTAAATTCTTTGTGATAGTTGGACTAAATGATAGATTGGCGATGTAAAATGTATGGTCTAAAATGTTTGGTAACAATTACTTTATGAGTTACTTTATCATAAAGTGAACGCTTTACTGAGTCAATACTGATATTTTTGCCATAAATGTAAGATTTGTATACTGAGTTTTTGTGGTGACTCAATTACGGTGCATGTTATAATCCAGATGAACCGACCAAAGAAGATCTGATCAAAAGACGTCTATGGATCAAGTCGAACTTGGATGACTACTTCATGGAGATGAGAAAAGAATCCAAGCGCAGAAGATAGCGGTAATTTTGTGGTTCGCTTATAACTGATGACACAGTTTAAAAGAGACTGACGGATAGAAACCCAGTTAAACTGCAGGGTCACCTTGAAATCGTGGGATCTGTCGACAGAATTCTTCCTTTCTTATGACAAATAgttatcatgaaattttgatGTTATTATTCTTACAGTCTTTGATGGATATTAGGGACGGAGATAATTTATAAGTATTGCGGGTTATTTTGCTTGATTTGGTGTCCATATGTAGCTTGAGTTAGCAGTTTTCTATGAGAAAGTTCAAGCAGCCCCAGGGTTTCTTGTGCTTGGTAAAGAAGGGATTTGGGAATGGTGAATGACGTACTTCGTATATGATATTGCAACTTTCTTTGCTGTAGGTAGTAGTCACGTTTATAATTTACCAGCGCtattaaaattactttttttcttttcccctgaAAGCTGGCTTCATTCATACAGGTAAGATTCATATTTTCAGAATAAGAATAATGACGGTCTCCCTTACATTACGGTAAAATATTTAACGGTATCTAGTAACCAAAGTACGAGGTGGACAAGTCAATTTCGACACTGTGCAAAGCACAGGTCTACCTAGTAGGAAGCCAAAGCTTCCCCAACATGGCTCCAAACATAGGAGGTTACTATACCTATCTACCCAATAGTCGTCAACCGAAGTTAACTTGGGGTCTACCTTCCAGCTGTAGGCTCCTAAGTTctctttatatatttttcttttttaaaatacgGAGAGAACTTATGGGGAGACCTCTCCATCATATCGGGGAGACCTCTCTATCATACCGGGGAGTTTGTTTTCTTGTCTCTCCTTAAGCCTTTTAAGGACTTGCTCAGGTCCAATTCATGGTTTGTGTGCATGAATTAGAAAACTATGCCTCGTGTGATCTACTTAtattcatttccctttttcgtattttctatttgaattcaaatttccttctttttcccttaCTTATTAGttttaaaacataaaaataaaggcGCGAAAATTCTTGTGCtaaatttcattttgaaaactttagaaaaaatgaaaaatatatataaaaaaaaagcaacataTGAGATGCACAACTTACATTAGTTTGTAAGTCTTAATGTGTTTGCATATTTTACTACACAtgtatcataactttcatacAACGTTCATTTTGGTGCCAAATCTTTTCGCCGCATCACTTGGTGCCGCTTAAAAAGAAACGATCACTAAAGTCCCAAACATCCGACGTAATAGCATTTTAGCAACTTCCATAATCGATGTGGCTTGTTGGTATGCCCAGTCGTCATAAATAACCCTAAACGACAGGGTCTACGTGTTTTGGCCTAATAATATATCTCAATTTGGACAAATCAAGCTTATTTCCCCAGATTCTTCAGACCCTAATTTGGAAAACCCCAAAAGTACAAGTTGAATCTTGTAATGGAGCGCAGGAGCAGGATAAGCGGCTCAAATTCGTTTCAACAGGCAGCGCGATTAATTTCACCGCCGACGGAACGCTCACCCTTTCCTTTGTTACAAGATTCCTTCCTCCGGTACCGACccccaattttcttttctccaagaactgaGCCCTAATTTTTCCCTCTAACCGCCAAGCCCTAATTGTTTTCGGCATCAGTTGAGCAAGGGGATGAGAGAGAATGACGatggccgagagagagagacgcacaCACACACAGCGACAAGCAAGAGAGCGAGGGCAACCAGCGACtagatctctctctttttgaagaaaagaaCTCAATGCAACATCGTTTAGGTCGACACTAGCTACCTCATAGTgcacattatatatatatatatatatatgtacaattaaatttaaaagaaaaaaggtcacGTAGGACTTTTTGCCAGGATTTATAACGAGAGCCACTTAAGTGCTTGTGTTTCTTCAATTTGGCAAGTAAGTAAGCCGAcgaaaagttttggcaccaCATACAAGTGAATTGATTATAAAAGAAAGTAATTTTGGGTTATTATTTATGCTTGATTTTATTTGTACGAGTTTTATGTATAGATCTGTGGTGCTTATATTGGAAAAATCACGAAGATAGGAAGTTCTCCTTTTATTGCgtaaaaaagtattttaattTCTAACTACatgtgcaagaaagaaaaaaaaaaaaggagcaccAAAAAAAAGACACGTCCTCTGCATCAAATAAATACTATTAACAAAGCACTATATTCTTTCGAAAATATAATGACATTATAACATTGGTATACACGTACATTTTTGCGAAGATTTGTTATTGATGAAAGACGTGACTATGTCAGGATAGGCTTGGAAAATCaccaaagaaattcaaaatttattgcGCTTGTGCCAATTACGTTCAAAACCTTTTAATTCGGAAAATTTAGTTCTAAGTTTTTTGACAGTCTATCAATTGAgacatttcaaataatttatgccAGAAATTGCTGGCATCGATGttgattgtcctatgtggcaccgtCGGCGATAATATAGAAAATTATTAtgatgtttttatttaattttcatttttttctttgcatttattttCTGTGCTTGTGAGGGTCACCCCTCCTGCGGCAGGTGGGGTGACGAAATTCATGGGTGAGGCCATCGCAATTTTGCGACCAGGAGCAAGGCCCGCGGTCTGTATGGACTCCACCAAGGCCACGTAGcacaggaaaaaaaatgcaaaaaaacaaaggaaaataaacattaaaaataaatatttttaaaatacaataaCTGTCCATGTCAGTGTCGGCGGTGCTAAATAGAATCATCACATCACCAATTTCCGAGCAAAATTGCCTGAAGGGCTCGCTTGACACATTCTCCAAAtgttatgattaaattggccaaataaagacgcttaggactcaattggaacaagtgcaatatgtttacgatttttttttgttgtaaattcCCTAATGATAAACATATAACAGGAGCATGTTATAAGAACATGCGTTTTGCGTGGAAAGATAAATATAGGCTTAAAAATTaggatgattatttttttaatcttgaaATTTAAAGGGTTTAAGGTGTTTCCATTTTCGATATGTAAATCAATTTATGTTTGATCTAtatattggtattttttgttgtACCTTAACGTGCTTAAAAGTTAATTTGGGGGTGGGCACTGGGAAGTATATGTATATTCCCATGAAAGTCATGTCCTTTCAAAACATGATTGATTTTTTGATTCAAATAATGTGTTTTTACTCGATAGTTATCCGTGGTCCATTTATTccgcaaaaaaattatgaattagATATtactttcttaaaaatgattgcctatattacttataaaaatgaacaaaagaataCGTTtttatcatttacaaaaatatttaaatattgatTATTGCCcgtaataaaataaattttcactaattaactatttcaagcgatgtaagcgattatttttagcaCATAATCCAAATTCcgcaaaacaaatagagcccTAGCATGTGCGTGCACTTTTGTGAAGGTTTGTTTCTAACAAGCGAATATCGAGAGAGGCATATAATAGGAGTATGATATACAAATATTTGACTTAAAAGTTCGAGATTGGTTAGgtgaaaaaaaatccatattgGCTTccaaattaagaatttttttttaatctttgagATTGAAAGAAATTAAAGGTGTTTCCACCTCTTTTTACATTTCCTAATTCATCCTTAACGTAAATAGATGCAATAACCGCAACttttaaaatcaatttatgTCGGGTTAATGTATTGGCATATACCTTAATCATATGAAATATATGTCTGCCCATGTAAAAACAAGTGTTTTGGAGCCCGCCAACTTGCAGAGTTGGCGGGTCACGATTTGTCTTTTGGCGGcttaaaattcaaaagaattggCGAATCGTAGCTTCCTAAACACACTGAAATCCCAGTCCAGATGCTCATTCTCATCGGCTTTCGTAGCTTCATCTGCTAAACCAttactctctctcgctcgctcgcttgcTCGAGCTCTCTGAGTCGGACATGGCGGACCCGATTCCGAGTCAACTGGAGATGATGGGCAGAGAGCTCAAGTGTCCTATCTGGTGAATCTTCCATACCCAGATGAAAAAGCATAGagcttctctccttttctttgtcaATAGCGACTTCCCAGAGTCATTTCTGCTTAGAAGTTCTGTTAGTTTGATTCGTAATCGATATGATTGATCGACTTGAGACGGATCGATTTTCCtactgtttttatttttttttggcttcgcTCATGTTTGTTTGGATGCTttgtcaagtttgaatttgaatcAGTACTGAACGAGGCCATTGAAGTAGCGTGACCATTGACACTCTTCAAGTTGAAACAAAAATTGGAGCGTGAACCCTTTATTTCTTGCTGTTGGGTGATTGGGTTCGTCGGAGTGTTGATTGCAGTGTTGTCGATCTTTTGCAGCTTGAGCCTGTTGAACTCTGCAGTTTCACTCCTCTGTAATCACGTGTTCTGCAAGTAAGCTGACCATGTCTTTTTTTCTCATCATTGATTCCTTGGATGAAATGTTGTCAAAACCATATGTTTGGATACTTGATAACCATCTCTCATTGCTCTTTGTCCAGCTCATGCATTCTGAAATCGATGAAATCTGGCTATACTTGTCCAGTTTGTAAGGTGCCCTATCGTCGTAGAGGTACATTGATGCTATTTTAGATTGCTGTGTGAATCTGGAATCGTGTTGTTTAGAAGATAAAACTGGAGCATTTTAAGAGGGACTCTTCACTACCATGAGTTCGGGCTTTTCTTTAGGGGTTGTATCCACAATAAGATCCACTCTATATATCGCATACAATTATTTTGCTAGTAAATGATTTATTGTTCACCATATCTGACAATAGGccaatttcctcttcttctcaatTCATGGTCTGTGATTTATTTGGGCGCAAATTACCAACTGTGCGCAAAGTGCTCTAGGTTAGGCCACCTCCACAGGACAAATTGTCTGAACTTCAGTTCATGAGACTCGTAGGGTGTTCCACGGGCTCTTTAAAGAGCTGTGTACCTGTGCACATGCCCCTGGATCAGCAAAAACAATTCTTAAAGAATCCTAGACTCCTAAATTTGATGAGACAAGTGATTGGAAGATTGCTCTCCACTTATAAATTGTTCCCTACATATTGCAAAAATTTGTGAGAATTAACCCCTTCCAATTTCCCAAATCAAAAGAGCTGCACCTTTTGCTTCTCTGAGATGGGTATGATGGTTATCTAGAACATGggagtttttgaacttttataaGTACCTGCAGTAAGAGGAATGAGTTACTAAGCTGTGAAAATATTATTGGATCCCGAATTTTTGTCAAGCAAATTCTGAATTGTAAAACTGACATTTTCATGTCTCAAAATCTGGAAATACATGATGCATTGTCTGTCTACCTTCTAGAGTTGAATTGGATGTTCTTGTATGCTAAATTTGTCTTGTTAAACAGAGGTTCGCCCGGCTCCACACATGGACAACTTGGTAAGCATATACAAACACTTTGAAGTGGCTTCAGGAATAAACATGTTTGTCTCCCAAAATGCGGCAACCAATAAATTATCAGGTGATGCTTCTTTTTGGCTCTGTATAGTTGCCACAAATAATCTAACTGTACAATCTTGAACAATGCAAAAGAGATTATTGCATGTCTGAGATAAATAGCAATCAGCTTCTTTTGGAGGCTGCTGTAGAGTAAATATATGCCATCATGTAGAGAAAGGTTACATTCTTTTGCTGGTACTTTTTGTATCCTGCTACTTCTCtttattcattattttttcattcaCGTCAAGCTACAGATGGGGAAAACCAACTAGAGGATCGTGATATTGGGGGTAGTGGAGATGTTGACGTGGCTGGTCATCAAGtatcaaagggaaaaaggacattgaaaaagaaagagtcaagaaaaacaaaaaagtccaACATGATAATTTCCAGTCCTGGTTGTGTGAAACCTTCCTTTCCAACGAAGAAGAGGGTGCAGGTGCCACAATATCCTTCTGATGAATCTTTAGTATGTCATACAACTCCTAAAGCTGGATTATGTGAAACCAAAGACAATGAAACGAAGACCAATTTGGCTTCTGCGAAGCAGAAGCTAGCACTGAATGACAAGGGAGAACCGgcatttttgccctttttctggttgagggaggaagaagatgttgagAAGATTTCTCAATCTTCCGAAAAGGAACAGCTCACAGGCACATCACCTCCTGATGTTCCTTCTTTCAGTGATATGAAGGACTCAGATGATGAGTTGCCCTTTAAGTTGACTACTGAGGTTAGTTTCCATCAATCTCTATTAAATCCATCTCATTTGTCAATTGTTTTATCTCAAAGTAGCAGGAAATTTGGTGAATGTGGTTCTTGATCATAATTAAAACTGTATCTGGAATCGTCTTTTAAGCTGCTGGCTGCAAATAAACTTGCATCTCAATGTCTTGCAAGAACTTCACTAATTTTGGAAAACTACAACTTTTTTGTTTAACAAATCATTCTTTGCAGTAGGCGCAGTTGTCTTGATATTCCAGAGTTAATTTCAGTTGAATAGTAGATTACTGGACTCAAACTTTCTTAATTACCTCACCGCTAGACACAAATTTTACAGGGAAACACTAATGGTAATCCTGCAGCCAGAGAATTTTACGACAGTGAGATGTTTGAATGGACGCAAAGACCTTGCTCCCCTGAACTTTGTTCAAGTCCAATTAAAGTTCAGGTATCAATCAGGCCCTGTTTGTTGTGCTAATCAGATTCATGATTTCTTTTTGTGCATATTTTGCTGATTGTGACATTTTCGATGCGATGCAGGTCACTGGTACTAAGAAAGATTTCAAGGAAGCCTCGCAACGAAATATTGCTATTCAAACAATTAGAAATTTAGATAGTCAAATTGATACTGATGATGTGCCATCACCAGATTTCCCTTCTGTGTCAATGACTGGAAATGATCATAGGAGGAAAGTAGcatccaaaaagagaagaagaaatagGAGGGGAAAATCCCAGATGAACTTAATGAAAGGCAACACCAAGAACAGTCCAGCAGTTCGTCTTAGTTCAAATGAAACATT
The sequence above is drawn from the Rhodamnia argentea isolate NSW1041297 chromosome 9, ASM2092103v1, whole genome shotgun sequence genome and encodes:
- the LOC115728777 gene encoding chaperone protein dnaJ 50 isoform X1, which codes for MAPPPSATATGWRAVTGLLVLSILAARSAAIYCDEDDCYDLLGVSQSANASEIKRAYYKLSLKYHPDKNPDPESRKVFVKIANAYEILKDEATREQYDYAIAHPEEVFFNTARYYQAYYGHKTDTRAVLVGLLFILSGFQYLNQCTRYNQAVAMVKKTPAYKNRLRALELERSGGVTNKKKNQRQMDKKVEEEISKELELEIKGTEKPSMWNLVGVRFILLPYTFVKLLVWYGCWFWRYKVKEAPYSWEDAAYLTQRALSIPVDAWSNIDEPTKEDLIKRRLWIKSNLDDYFMEMRKESKRRR
- the LOC115728777 gene encoding chaperone protein dnaJ 50 isoform X2, giving the protein MAPPPSATATGWRAVTGLLVLSILAARSAAIYCDEDDCYDLLGVSQSANASEIKRAYYKLSLKYHPDKNPDPESRKVFVKIANAYEILKDEATREQYDYAIAHPEEVFFNTARYYQAYYGHKTDTRAVLVGLLFILSGFQYLNQCTRYNQAVAMVKKTPAYKNRLRALELERSGGVTNKKKNQRQMDKKVEEEISKELELEIKGTEKPSMWNLVGVRFILLPYTFVKLLVWYGCWFWRYKVKEAPYSWEDAAYLTQRALSIPVDAWSNIDEPTKEDLIKRRLWIKSNLDDYFMEMRKESKRRR